A window of the Oncorhynchus mykiss isolate Arlee chromosome 15, USDA_OmykA_1.1, whole genome shotgun sequence genome harbors these coding sequences:
- the LOC118936278 gene encoding interleukin-1 receptor-associated kinase 3-like isoform X2, with protein MKISEGSFSAVYRVVKGNETFAVKLFKQVQKASWRKLWDLFRREMEVHHLYQHPNILELLGCYSDGDRYWLVYPYLPNGSLFHRLHDQNAVPPLSWQERLDIIKGTAKAVHHLHMAQPCTVVCGNITSSNILLDERLQPKLSDFGTARLRPHSVSQSCTVTLDTTFGTLGYLPEEYIRDGKLSVSLDVFSLGVVIMEMITGRKAREETPKHTLLRNVLREEVEDTGSVDSCLQYLDPRAGLCPHSMSFTLLRLALDCTSTRPRNRPTMENVLQVLSQLLPLPCPPEDQPHTLTDEAPAPPASPAQMGQGPSSNPSPSVPVEDDELHSYPVENPQPAPAQGGPCECSQSEVTYLGSGERSSHLSQEGAGKRAGLGADEADQSLQTNGEPVDLYGSWPVQCSCSAEVNGLGCEDCRANGFTPCPSDLPQGDLSFSSLSIVDNPAKQRMMNKIDLYNRGLLRTEELLSVSMTTQE; from the exons ATGAAGATCTCCGAGGGAAGCTTCTCTGCTGTCTACAGAGTGGTGAAGGGAAATGAAACCTTCGCTGTCAAGCTCTTCAAGCAG GTGCAGAAAGCCTCATGGAGGAAGTTgtgggatctattcaggagagagatggaagttcATCATCT CTACCAGCATCCTAACATCTTAGAGCTGTTGGGTTGTTACTCTGATGGGGATCGTTACTGGCTGGTATACCCTTACCTTCCCAACGGATCTCTGTTCCACAGACTGCATGACCAG AACGCAGTGCCTCCTCTCTCATGGCAGGAGCGCCTGGACATCATCAAGGGGACGGCTAAGGCTGTACATCACCTACACATGGCCCAGCCCTGCACTGTGGTCTGTGGTAACATCACAAG TTCTAACATCCTGCTGGACGAGCGGCTGCAGCCCAAGCTGTCTGATTTTGGGACGGCCCGTCTCAGACCCCACTCCGTCAGTCAGAGCTGCACCGTTACCTTGGATACGACCTTCGGAACCCTGGGCTACCTGCCGGAGGAATACATACGAGACGGAAAGCTGTCCGTCAGTCTGGACGTGTTCAGCTTGGGAGTG GTTATAATGGAAATGATAACGGGACGGAAAGCTAGAGAGGAGACTCCTAAACACACCCTGCTG AGAAACGTCCTACGTGAAGAGGTGGAGGACACTGGCAGTGTAGACTCCTGTCTTCAGTATCTGGACCCGAGAGCTGGTCTTTGTCCCCACTCTATGTCCTTTACCTTGTTGCGTCTAGCCCTGGACTGCACCTCTACACGACCACGCAACAGACCCACCATGGAGAAT GTGTTACAGGTATTGAGCCAGCTGCTTCCCCTGCCATGCCCACCTGAAGACCAGCCCCACACGCTGACCGACGAGGCCCCagctccccctgcctctcctgcccagatgggacagggccccagctccaaccccagccccagTGTGCCTGTGGAGGATGATGAGCTGCACAGTTATCCTGTTGAGAACCCACAGCCAGCTCCAGCTCAGGGAGGGCCCTGTGAGTGTAGCCAGTCAGAGGTCACCTATCTGGGCAGTGGGGAGCGGAGCAGCCACCTGTCACAGGAGGGGGCTGGGAAAAGAGCAGGGCTAGGGGCTGATGAGGCTGACCAGAGCCTACAGACCAATGGAGAGCCAGTGGATCTTTACGGTAGCTGGCCAGTCCAATGTAGCTGTTCAGCTGAGGTGAATGGACTGGGCTGTGAAGACTGTAGAGCCAATGGGTTTACTCCCTGCCCCTCAGACCTCCCTCAAG GTGACCTCAGCTTCTCTTCCCTCAGTATAGTGGACAACCCTGCCAAGCAGAGAATGATGAATAAGATTGATCTGTACAACAGAGGCCTCCTCAGAACAGAGgaactcctctctgtctccatgacCACCCAGGAGTGA